A part of Candidatus Saccharibacteria bacterium genomic DNA contains:
- a CDS encoding SAM-dependent DNA methyltransferase — MLGAGFIKSIQNEMRKDNGVDGDAQRLSQLVWLIFLKIMDDNEQQKELLDKKYVAAVPERYRWKNWAASPDGLTGDRLLEFINRELFSDLKNIEIKQDNRRTAVVREVFAESTNFMKDGTQLRKVINIINGINFNSSDDRHSFGDIYETLLASLQSAGNAGEFYTPRAVTKFIIDRINPKLGEKVLDPAAGTGGFLTGAIDHIRKEVETPEDDELLQKSIYGVEWKQLPYSLLITNMIFHGIEEPDNIRHDDTLSRPYISYGPEDYVDCIAANPPFGGVVKDGTEHNFPSSFRTKETADLFLILFIRLLKQGGRAGIVLPDGFLFGEGAKTRIKQHLLEECNLHTIIRLPGSVFAPYTSIATNLLFFTKGEPTKEIWYYEHRLPEGVKAYNKTKPIRLEEFDPIKEWWDNRTDSDVAWKVSVDEIKKRDYNLDIKNPNVVEVDELNPEEVLESYRAKQAEVKNILEQIKVELTEALSHHDK, encoded by the coding sequence ATGTTAGGCGCAGGATTCATTAAAAGTATTCAAAACGAAATGCGTAAAGATAATGGTGTCGACGGTGATGCCCAGCGCTTGAGTCAGCTTGTGTGGCTTATTTTCTTAAAGATTATGGATGATAATGAGCAGCAAAAAGAGCTACTCGACAAAAAATATGTAGCCGCAGTTCCAGAGAGATATCGGTGGAAAAATTGGGCTGCTTCTCCCGATGGTCTTACTGGCGATCGTTTGCTTGAATTCATCAACAGAGAGCTGTTTTCAGATCTGAAAAATATTGAGATTAAACAGGACAATCGCCGAACCGCTGTTGTGCGTGAAGTATTCGCTGAGTCTACAAACTTTATGAAAGACGGTACGCAGCTTCGCAAGGTCATTAATATTATCAATGGCATAAACTTCAACTCTTCCGATGATCGACACTCATTTGGGGATATCTACGAGACGCTGCTTGCAAGCCTTCAGTCCGCAGGTAACGCAGGAGAATTCTACACCCCAAGGGCGGTTACAAAATTTATTATTGATCGTATCAACCCAAAGCTTGGCGAAAAGGTGCTCGACCCAGCTGCTGGTACTGGGGGGTTCCTGACGGGTGCAATTGACCATATTCGCAAAGAGGTTGAAACTCCAGAAGATGATGAGCTTTTACAGAAATCTATCTACGGGGTGGAGTGGAAACAGCTACCGTACTCGCTCCTGATTACTAATATGATCTTTCACGGTATTGAAGAACCTGACAACATTCGTCATGACGACACTTTGTCTAGACCATACATTTCATATGGTCCAGAAGATTATGTTGATTGTATTGCGGCTAACCCTCCATTTGGTGGCGTAGTAAAAGACGGTACTGAGCATAACTTTCCTTCAAGTTTTCGCACCAAGGAAACTGCAGACCTATTCCTGATTTTGTTCATTCGCTTGCTGAAGCAAGGTGGTCGTGCAGGTATTGTTTTGCCAGATGGTTTTTTATTTGGTGAAGGTGCTAAAACTCGTATTAAGCAGCATCTACTCGAGGAGTGCAACCTCCACACAATTATTCGTTTGCCCGGTAGTGTGTTTGCTCCATATACATCTATAGCAACTAACTTATTATTCTTTACAAAGGGCGAGCCAACGAAAGAGATTTGGTATTATGAGCATCGGCTACCTGAAGGAGTAAAGGCGTACAACAAAACCAAGCCTATTCGTCTCGAAGAATTTGACCCTATCAAGGAATGGTGGGACAACCGCACTGACAGCGACGTCGCCTGGAAGGTTAGTGTCGATGAGATTAAAAAGCGTGATTACAATCTCGATATTAAGAATCCAAATGTTGTCGAAGTCGATGAGCTGAACCCAGAAGAGGTGCTCGAGAGCTATCGGGCGAAGCAAGCAGAAGTTAAAAATATCCTGGAACAGATTAAGGTAGAGTTAACTGAGGCGCTGTCGCATCATGACAAGTAG
- a CDS encoding restriction endonuclease subunit S, whose product MTSSVKDLRVLVDNLDEYIRIPGGVDRLKKMILHLAVSGQLVPQDAGEGTGEQLYEQIREVYKPKKSLPEVDVAPFTIPMSWRWTRLGDLFDITSSRRVMQADWKSSGIPFLRARDLANAVKTGRIEAEVFVSEEYYGEVAKSSGVPVPGDIMVSGVGTIGIPYIVKISDRFYFKDATILWFRNPAKVLADFVEIVFHAEFMKNVIISQSQGTTVSTYTIADARLNMMPLPPLAEQERIIEKRDVLFALIDDLSKKYAEEEARRKKLIGSLLGAFSDKNNSKALELLSELVRSKEDIWWLRNFILHQAVSGRLTQSDPSSEGVQVLYERALLERAKVQSGSHKPLPIIEKHEGDYELPDTWRWARLGEVTNYGKTEKRKPVDISEETWLLELEDIEKNSSKLISKVTANERNPSSDKNIFRKGDVLYGKLRPYLDKVIVADTDGVCSSEILPIRAYGDSIHPEYLLLVMKSPNFVATVNEMTYGVKMPRLGTEDGRKMLIPLAPYAEQLEIVERTKRLLSLVAMLESVFDSPCIPIERVLVKDNRWWFALKQGIGSVLDKLSKTQYERGEMVIAKYMYLLQEVYKVPFGLQFVKHQFGPYDPDIKKAILGSSFNKDKFFTVKGSGVKQVYSLGMKSDTLMKYSSDILTSAQSSLDELMQYTANAKSRDIERLATVCKIIQDSQSNDERVVINEMKAWKNDKFPPEEVRKTLAFVHQKGWDSKLIRGSSV is encoded by the coding sequence ATGACAAGTAGTGTTAAGGATTTGAGGGTACTCGTCGATAATCTCGATGAGTATATTCGCATACCTGGTGGCGTAGATCGTCTTAAGAAGATGATACTGCATCTCGCCGTATCGGGTCAGCTTGTACCCCAGGATGCAGGCGAAGGTACTGGCGAGCAGCTATATGAACAGATTCGCGAAGTCTATAAGCCGAAAAAATCACTGCCAGAAGTTGACGTCGCTCCATTTACTATACCGATGAGCTGGCGATGGACTAGGCTAGGTGATCTGTTTGATATAACATCTAGTAGGCGTGTTATGCAGGCTGATTGGAAGAGTTCTGGAATCCCGTTTTTACGGGCTCGTGATTTAGCTAATGCCGTAAAGACTGGCCGTATTGAGGCAGAAGTATTTGTTAGTGAAGAGTATTATGGCGAGGTAGCTAAGAGTAGTGGCGTACCTGTTCCTGGAGATATAATGGTTAGTGGCGTTGGTACTATCGGTATACCATATATAGTCAAGATTAGTGATAGGTTCTACTTCAAAGACGCGACTATACTTTGGTTTCGAAATCCAGCAAAAGTCCTTGCTGATTTTGTTGAAATTGTTTTTCATGCTGAGTTCATGAAGAATGTCATCATTAGTCAATCACAAGGCACGACAGTAAGTACTTACACAATTGCTGATGCGCGGCTTAATATGATGCCGTTGCCCCCACTCGCTGAGCAGGAGCGGATCATAGAGAAGAGAGATGTCCTCTTTGCTTTGATAGACGATTTGTCAAAAAAATATGCCGAAGAAGAGGCGCGACGCAAAAAACTAATAGGTAGCTTGTTGGGGGCATTTTCGGATAAAAATAACAGCAAAGCACTGGAACTATTATCAGAGCTGGTCCGATCTAAGGAGGATATATGGTGGCTGAGAAACTTCATTCTACATCAGGCTGTTTCTGGTAGGCTTACACAATCAGATCCAAGCTCTGAAGGTGTGCAAGTGCTATATGAAAGAGCACTTTTGGAACGTGCCAAGGTGCAATCGGGTAGCCACAAGCCACTACCGATCATCGAGAAACATGAAGGTGACTACGAGTTGCCAGATACCTGGCGTTGGGCTCGTCTTGGTGAGGTTACCAACTATGGGAAAACAGAAAAACGTAAGCCGGTAGATATTTCGGAGGAAACCTGGCTATTGGAACTTGAAGATATAGAGAAGAATTCTTCAAAGTTAATTTCAAAAGTCACGGCAAACGAAAGAAACCCTTCAAGCGACAAAAATATATTTCGTAAGGGCGATGTATTATATGGAAAACTGCGTCCGTATTTGGACAAGGTTATTGTGGCGGATACTGATGGCGTGTGTTCAAGTGAAATACTTCCAATTAGGGCCTATGGTGATTCTATCCACCCCGAATATCTACTACTCGTAATGAAGTCTCCAAACTTTGTAGCGACAGTTAACGAGATGACGTACGGTGTAAAGATGCCGAGACTGGGCACTGAAGACGGTCGAAAGATGCTGATTCCACTTGCACCTTACGCAGAGCAGCTAGAGATAGTTGAGAGAACAAAACGACTACTTAGCCTGGTTGCTATGCTTGAGTCTGTATTTGACTCTCCTTGTATACCTATAGAAAGAGTATTAGTGAAAGACAATAGGTGGTGGTTTGCCCTTAAACAGGGCATTGGATCTGTGTTAGACAAACTTTCTAAAACACAGTACGAGCGTGGCGAGATGGTCATTGCAAAGTACATGTATCTCCTACAAGAAGTTTATAAAGTACCTTTCGGACTTCAGTTTGTTAAGCATCAGTTTGGACCATATGATCCTGATATCAAGAAGGCTATTTTAGGTAGTTCGTTCAATAAAGATAAGTTCTTCACGGTTAAAGGGTCGGGTGTGAAGCAGGTCTATAGTTTGGGCATGAAAAGCGATACACTTATGAAATACTCCTCAGATATCCTCACATCTGCACAGTCGTCACTAGATGAGTTGATGCAATATACTGCGAATGCGAAAAGCCGCGACATTGAGCGACTTGCAACGGTCTGTAAAATCATTCAAGATAGCCAGTCAAATGATGAGCGGGTTGTGATAAATGAGATGAAAGCCTGGAAGAATGATAAATTCCCACCAGAAGAGGTAAGAAAGACTTTAGCCTTTGTTCATCAAAAAGGGTGGGATTCCAAGTTAATAAGAGGATCTTCGGTTTAA
- a CDS encoding RNA-directed DNA polymerase: MRKWWEKSEQRSVELGLEYSYISETDISDCYSSMYTHSVAWAIHGRDEAFEQQRNKELLGNKIDDILMAMHHRQTNGIPQGSAMYDFIAELVLGYVDTLLVDAISKESIEEYRIIRFRDDYKIFTKNPTDGKKILRVISDTLIDFGLRLNATKTVFGRSLIDASFKADKLDGLFVPKIENNYAKHLMQIHQFSEKYPNSGQVSRMLNILHDDMYARLGGGLKKDLKDYEKPKVMISILVDMCAKNPRFYNIIAAMISLLLSQLSDEDKVATARIVHDRLRALPNTGLLDLWLQRAVYKYDQTLSFGEPLAQVPILHDGKPVGIWNNEWLNQEAIDLIMSATVVDVDLYANNSAVTTRGEVDEFRDIPS, from the coding sequence ATCAGGAAGTGGTGGGAGAAGAGCGAACAGCGTAGCGTCGAACTTGGACTAGAGTATAGCTATATTAGCGAGACAGACATATCGGACTGCTATAGCTCAATGTATACGCATTCGGTTGCCTGGGCTATACATGGCCGCGATGAAGCCTTTGAGCAACAGCGCAATAAAGAACTGCTTGGAAATAAAATCGATGACATTTTGATGGCTATGCACCATCGGCAAACCAATGGTATTCCGCAGGGAAGTGCGATGTACGACTTTATTGCCGAGCTAGTACTGGGCTATGTTGATACATTGCTAGTTGACGCAATAAGCAAGGAAAGCATTGAAGAGTATCGGATCATTCGATTTAGGGATGATTATAAGATTTTCACCAAAAATCCAACAGACGGAAAGAAGATCCTTCGAGTTATTAGCGATACGCTTATAGACTTCGGTCTTAGGCTAAATGCGACGAAGACTGTCTTTGGCCGAAGTCTCATTGATGCATCGTTCAAGGCAGATAAGCTTGACGGGCTTTTCGTTCCCAAGATCGAAAACAACTACGCGAAACACCTGATGCAAATCCATCAATTTTCTGAGAAATATCCAAATTCTGGTCAAGTTTCTAGGATGCTCAACATTCTCCACGATGATATGTATGCACGGTTAGGGGGTGGGTTAAAGAAGGACCTGAAGGATTACGAGAAGCCAAAAGTTATGATCAGCATTCTTGTTGATATGTGTGCTAAAAATCCAAGATTCTACAATATCATCGCCGCCATGATTAGTCTTCTTCTTTCGCAGCTGTCTGATGAAGACAAGGTTGCGACGGCACGTATTGTTCATGATCGGCTTCGAGCATTGCCAAACACGGGGCTACTGGATCTATGGTTGCAACGAGCTGTGTACAAATACGACCAAACTTTGTCATTTGGTGAACCGCTAGCACAAGTCCCAATACTGCATGACGGAAAGCCTGTTGGGATATGGAACAACGAGTGGCTCAACCAAGAGGCGATAGATCTAATAATGTCAGCAACGGTTGTAGATGTAGACCTCTACGCGAATAACTCTGCAGTTACGACCCGTGGTGAAGTCGATGAATTTAGGGATATACCGAGTTAA